Below is a genomic region from Planctomycetota bacterium.
TCACGCCCGTCACGCTCACGTAGAGCCAAATCCAATAAGCCGGCCGGCTGTAGACCTTGTGGCGTTCCCATCGCTTTTTGTAAATCTGCCACAGCGCCGCGGCGATCAGCGGCAGCATGACGATCGCGGCGATCACGTGCACCGCCAGGAAGATCCAGTAGCTGTACTTCACCCACGCCGGCAGCTCGCCGATGACGTCGAGACTCCGGCTGCCGTAGGTTGCGTTGCTGTAGAGATAACATGCCAAAAACGCGGAAGAAACGACCAAAGCCGCGCCGATCAGGTAGCCGTGCCGACGCCAGTTCTTGCGGCGGATCTGCACGTAGG
It encodes:
- a CDS encoding DUF420 domain-containing protein encodes the protein MDGKEFFALLNSCLNAVSTVLLIAAYVQIRRKNWRRHGYLIGAALVVSSAFLACYLYSNATYGSRSLDVIGELPAWVKYSYWIFLAVHVIAAIVMLPLIAAALWQIYKKRWERHKVYSRPAYWIWLYVSVTGVMIYVLLYHALPAMVVLPALPAA